The following proteins come from a genomic window of Pyxidicoccus sp. MSG2:
- a CDS encoding fibrinogen-like YCDxxxxGGGW domain-containing protein, with the protein MRSRRHLFTTGLLAICTFLTVNCRPEDDLPTSTSLKSVSASVTEAPPEILPSEFIQDITGALSEGESVPANHPEYLSSTLNPDILITTESDIWVTFVSETATFLNSFGYFTYTEGTPPTSAATVEKILVFENSSAWGSGGPLRQGDRMLLGRFPAGTRIGFFLVSNGWDWGTVDFSRLTYYSIDAFNPESLAEQRRHVVSLYHPGTHRRVLAFEDFDRSHEQNIHNFSDLIVSVSSNPATGIEPSGPSIPEGPCPGAPPAALQSCRQLHQFCPELPSGTYELNPCGSEAKTHYCDMTSSGGGWTVAGWQTASAKTSLGVSDRGTPGSSDWSRNLSCVQFSEVQVFNRTYNEAFTQSYSASTWNYTATNMAFGSPGTAFKQGVYGPTSSRIMMGCINYSYNGGVVPEAACDSDWQSGARGHLADYAGEYCSGGRLDFTWAWSNGTTCRYRGQPYIWGFAIR; encoded by the coding sequence ATGCGTTCCCGACGCCATCTTTTCACGACTGGGCTACTCGCCATCTGCACCTTCCTCACCGTCAACTGTCGTCCTGAGGATGACCTGCCGACCTCCACCTCACTGAAAAGCGTGAGTGCGTCGGTGACAGAAGCGCCCCCCGAGATTCTGCCTTCTGAATTCATACAAGACATCACCGGCGCACTATCCGAAGGCGAATCCGTCCCCGCGAATCATCCCGAATACCTGTCATCAACGCTCAATCCGGACATCCTGATAACGACAGAATCCGACATCTGGGTGACCTTCGTGTCGGAGACAGCCACGTTCCTCAATAGCTTCGGATATTTCACATACACCGAAGGGACCCCTCCGACCAGCGCAGCCACCGTGGAGAAAATCCTCGTCTTCGAGAACAGCTCAGCCTGGGGTTCAGGCGGGCCCCTGCGACAAGGCGACCGGATGCTTCTGGGTCGATTTCCAGCGGGAACCCGGATTGGCTTCTTCCTCGTGTCCAACGGTTGGGACTGGGGCACGGTCGACTTCAGTCGCCTCACCTACTACTCCATCGATGCATTCAATCCCGAGTCGCTCGCAGAACAGCGCCGCCATGTCGTTTCACTCTATCATCCAGGCACACACCGTCGGGTTCTTGCCTTCGAGGACTTCGACCGTTCACATGAGCAGAACATACATAATTTCTCCGACCTCATTGTTTCCGTGAGTAGCAATCCAGCAACAGGGATTGAACCTTCGGGGCCCAGCATTCCTGAGGGGCCGTGCCCTGGCGCCCCCCCAGCAGCGCTACAGTCGTGCCGCCAACTTCACCAGTTCTGTCCTGAACTACCCAGTGGCACCTATGAACTGAATCCCTGTGGGTCCGAAGCCAAGACGCACTACTGCGATATGACAAGCTCAGGAGGGGGCTGGACCGTGGCGGGCTGGCAGACAGCGTCAGCCAAGACCAGCCTGGGCGTTTCCGACCGGGGCACCCCAGGCAGCAGTGACTGGTCCAGGAACCTCTCCTGCGTGCAATTCAGTGAAGTGCAAGTCTTCAACCGCACTTATAATGAGGCGTTCACCCAGTCGTACTCAGCATCCACCTGGAACTACACCGCCACGAACATGGCTTTTGGCTCACCTGGCACCGCCTTCAAGCAGGGTGTCTATGGTCCAACCAGTTCGAGAATCATGATGGGATGCATAAACTACAGTTACAACGGAGGCGTCGTTCCAGAGGCAGCCTGTGACAGCGACTGGCAATCCGGCGCTCGTGGCCACCTTGCAGATTACGCAGGCGAATACTGCTCTGGAGGGCGACTGGACTTCACCTGGGCTTGGAGCAACGGCACTACCTGTCGGTATCGAGGCCAACCCTATATTTGGGGCTTCGCCATCCGGTGA